One window of the Nocardia huaxiensis genome contains the following:
- a CDS encoding ketoacyl-ACP synthase III family protein, with protein MKIVGALSIKGAAAWLPDTTQTADEAIAAGLLTAEYAKRIGIEAVTVAEDTMGAPDMAVLAGRRAIEDANIDPALIGLVTHSWLFYQGHDLWSPAHYVADGVGASSATAFGIHQMSNGGPTAVQLGAINLMADPDAHYTLATSGDRFCLPAINRWGVDSDCALGDGGGALVLGRSDGETDRLRLLSVGTATAPEFEGLCRGDDVWSPHPLWHRMPIDGTRLKTAFCASIDVEQFVLAVRKKLVESVQQALDHAGIENGDPRIRIAVVPRIGRGLLERAFQPALRDTVRAEIVHLGGRTGHLGAGDLFANITDIIELNLLEPGEIAIIASSGGSCSWSCVVVQQPAG; from the coding sequence ATGAAAATTGTTGGGGCACTGAGCATCAAGGGCGCAGCGGCCTGGTTGCCGGACACGACGCAGACCGCCGACGAGGCGATCGCGGCCGGACTGCTCACCGCGGAATACGCGAAACGCATTGGAATCGAAGCGGTTACCGTTGCCGAGGACACGATGGGCGCGCCGGATATGGCGGTGCTGGCGGGACGGCGAGCGATCGAGGACGCGAATATCGATCCCGCGCTCATCGGCCTGGTCACCCACTCCTGGCTGTTCTATCAGGGGCACGATCTCTGGTCGCCCGCGCACTATGTCGCGGATGGCGTCGGAGCATCGTCGGCGACCGCGTTCGGGATTCATCAGATGTCGAACGGCGGACCGACCGCGGTCCAGCTCGGCGCCATCAACCTGATGGCCGACCCCGATGCGCACTACACCCTGGCCACCAGCGGTGACCGCTTCTGCCTGCCGGCGATCAATCGGTGGGGAGTCGACAGCGATTGCGCGCTCGGTGACGGAGGCGGAGCCCTGGTGCTGGGGCGCAGCGACGGTGAGACCGACAGATTGCGACTGCTGTCGGTGGGCACCGCCACCGCACCGGAATTCGAGGGTCTGTGCCGCGGTGACGACGTCTGGTCGCCGCATCCGCTGTGGCATCGCATGCCGATCGACGGAACACGGCTGAAGACGGCGTTCTGCGCATCGATCGATGTCGAGCAATTCGTGCTCGCGGTCCGCAAGAAGCTCGTGGAATCGGTGCAGCAGGCGCTCGATCACGCGGGCATCGAGAACGGCGATCCGCGCATTCGAATCGCCGTGGTGCCGCGCATCGGACGGGGACTGCTGGAACGAGCCTTCCAGCCGGCACTGCGGGACACGGTGCGGGCCGAGATCGTGCATCTCGGCGGCAGGACCGGGCACCTGGGCGCCGGTGATCTCTTCGCGAACATCACCGACATCATCGAGCTGAACCTGCTCGAACCCGGTGAGATCGCGATCATCGCCAGCAGCGGCGGAAGTTGTTCGTGGTCATGCGTCGTGGTCCAGCAGCCCGCCGGCTGA
- a CDS encoding MFS transporter, with protein MRRGPAARRLTLGLLAIALLGFTLRSVFGSAAAVLPEIMRDYRLGTVAAALLTTGPVLCFGLFGALTLRLVRHRPVPAVLAGCLLVVAAGTALRGIPAWEALVFGTLLAGAGIAMANVLGPVVIRMLFPHRLGVVTGVLTALVSASAGIASGVTVPLDRHVLHSWRMTLLAWAGPAVIAAAALAAVAVLHSRIHGGGGTPGSERASWDTELRRSPTAWAITGFMGIQSLLAYSIISWLPTLYRERGIAAEQAGLVSTAVSVAGIGTALVVPALATRLRAQSGAALAMVALSVIGLTGVLVGGAHGALVWAVLLGLGQGGQLSLALTLINLRAASAVRATGLSAMAQSIGYLIAAAGPVLTGALRAATGSWSVPVAVLLLLMVPLAVCGYIAGKPREGSRTWNPLRLSAAAPRG; from the coding sequence ATGCGTCGTGGTCCAGCAGCCCGCCGGCTGACGCTCGGGCTGCTCGCGATCGCACTGCTGGGATTCACCCTTCGATCCGTATTCGGAAGTGCCGCGGCGGTACTTCCCGAAATAATGCGCGACTACCGGCTCGGCACCGTGGCGGCAGCGCTGCTGACCACGGGACCGGTCCTGTGTTTCGGACTGTTCGGCGCACTGACGCTCCGCCTGGTCCGCCACCGGCCGGTGCCCGCCGTGCTGGCCGGTTGTCTGCTGGTCGTCGCCGCGGGCACCGCGTTGCGCGGGATACCGGCGTGGGAAGCGCTGGTGTTCGGGACATTGCTCGCCGGGGCGGGCATCGCCATGGCGAATGTCCTGGGGCCGGTGGTGATTCGGATGCTCTTCCCGCATCGGCTCGGGGTCGTGACGGGTGTGCTGACCGCACTGGTGAGCGCCAGTGCCGGGATCGCCTCCGGCGTCACGGTTCCGCTCGATCGCCACGTCCTGCACAGCTGGCGAATGACTTTGCTGGCGTGGGCCGGGCCGGCGGTGATCGCAGCCGCCGCACTGGCCGCGGTGGCCGTACTGCACTCCCGAATCCATGGCGGCGGCGGGACACCCGGAAGTGAGAGAGCGTCATGGGATACCGAGCTACGGAGATCGCCGACCGCGTGGGCGATCACCGGTTTCATGGGAATTCAATCCCTGCTGGCGTATTCGATCATCTCCTGGCTGCCGACGCTGTACCGCGAGCGCGGGATCGCGGCGGAGCAGGCGGGGCTGGTCTCGACCGCGGTGAGCGTTGCCGGCATCGGCACGGCGCTGGTCGTACCGGCGCTGGCCACGCGCCTGCGAGCGCAGAGCGGGGCGGCTCTCGCGATGGTGGCGCTGTCGGTCATCGGCTTGACCGGAGTCCTGGTCGGCGGCGCGCACGGCGCGCTGGTGTGGGCCGTGCTGCTCGGGCTGGGGCAGGGCGGGCAACTGTCGCTGGCGCTGACGCTGATCAATCTGCGTGCCGCGTCGGCGGTTCGAGCGACCGGGCTCTCGGCCATGGCGCAATCCATCGGCTATCTCATCGCGGCCGCCGGGCCGGTGCTGACCGGAGCGCTGCGCGCGGCGACCGGGTCGTGGTCGGTCCCGGTGGCCGTGCTGTTGCTCCTCATGGTCCCGCTCGCGGTGTGCGGATATATCGCCGGAAAGCCCAGAGAAGGTTCGAGAACATGGAATCCATTGCGATTGTCGGCTGCGGCGCCGCGGGGGTAG
- a CDS encoding DUF6545 domain-containing protein — protein MVQFSAMVASLLFAGVLAALWQLPPQGAQGRRAPIAVLGLICLSYLLITPTSEALLAAVCVNSAYLLSHLSVLSALALSTLYWAHYLAADPPPRRRALATRVAYGAVVVALVGLFAAAPQQPHGVGYGREFDDSPHMRIYWVLQAAMVIHAVFPLARAAARAYRQEPSWRRVLLGVLAGMTVVFVVYELWVIVVVLVWPAMPPPWAQIVTTVLQVAVGVLLVAGTFGPVVSGAFHSTRVALSYLEQLAPLHHWLMQRYPHIRFRTRPSLRAETRVTEMLIEISDGLRLLQRDEPVVAAFHGLDHDTIRAVEYDRTHHAAYELAAAVLFRSRTVTAEVRADPEGRLAGPPAHAGT, from the coding sequence ATGGTGCAGTTCAGTGCCATGGTGGCGAGCCTGCTGTTCGCGGGCGTGCTGGCGGCGCTGTGGCAGCTGCCGCCGCAGGGCGCGCAGGGGCGCCGCGCGCCGATCGCCGTGCTGGGGCTGATCTGTCTCAGCTACCTGCTGATCACGCCGACCTCGGAAGCGCTGCTGGCGGCCGTGTGCGTCAACTCCGCGTACCTGCTGAGTCATCTGAGCGTATTGTCCGCACTGGCCCTGTCCACCCTGTACTGGGCGCACTATCTCGCGGCCGACCCGCCGCCGCGCCGGCGCGCACTGGCGACCCGGGTGGCGTACGGCGCCGTCGTCGTCGCCCTGGTCGGTCTGTTCGCCGCCGCGCCGCAGCAACCGCACGGGGTCGGGTACGGCCGCGAATTCGACGACAGTCCGCATATGCGGATCTACTGGGTTCTGCAGGCGGCCATGGTGATTCACGCCGTGTTCCCCCTGGCCCGCGCCGCCGCCCGCGCGTATCGGCAGGAACCGTCGTGGCGGCGCGTGCTGCTGGGCGTGCTGGCGGGGATGACCGTGGTGTTCGTCGTGTACGAGCTCTGGGTGATCGTCGTGGTCCTGGTGTGGCCCGCCATGCCGCCACCCTGGGCGCAGATCGTCACCACGGTGCTGCAGGTGGCGGTCGGCGTGCTGCTGGTCGCGGGAACCTTCGGCCCGGTCGTCTCGGGCGCGTTCCACAGCACCCGCGTCGCGCTGTCCTATCTCGAACAGCTTGCGCCCCTGCACCACTGGCTGATGCAGCGCTACCCGCACATTCGCTTCCGGACGCGCCCGAGCCTGCGCGCCGAAACGCGCGTCACCGAGATGCTGATCGAGATCAGCGACGGACTGCGGCTGCTGCAGCGCGACGAACCGGTGGTGGCGGCCTTCCACGGGCTGGATCACGACACCATCCGCGCCGTGGAGTACGACCGGACCCACCATGCCGCCTATGAATTGGCGGCGGCGGTCCTGTTCCGCTCCCGGACCGTCACTGCCGAGGTTCGGGCAGATCCGGAGGGTCGGCTGGCAGGCCCTCCTGCACACGCAGGAACTTGA
- a CDS encoding helix-turn-helix transcriptional regulator: MGEGAAFSERLEYLFRTMPNAQGVRYTADEIARRANDLGYPISAVYVSQLRSGLKQNPSLKHAAGLAAAFDVDIRFFTDDEAWQRGREEIEYLRLATAPGIEALAFRAMDLSKQSLASLIDYLKFLRVQEGLPADPPDLPEPRQ; encoded by the coding sequence ATGGGTGAGGGAGCAGCCTTCTCCGAACGACTCGAGTATCTGTTCCGAACGATGCCCAACGCCCAGGGCGTTCGCTACACCGCCGACGAGATCGCCCGTCGTGCAAACGATCTCGGATACCCGATCTCGGCAGTCTATGTCTCCCAGCTGCGTTCGGGCCTGAAACAGAATCCCTCCCTCAAACACGCCGCCGGCCTGGCCGCCGCCTTCGACGTCGACATCCGGTTCTTCACCGACGACGAAGCCTGGCAGCGCGGGCGCGAGGAGATCGAGTATCTGCGCCTGGCCACCGCGCCCGGCATCGAAGCGCTGGCCTTCCGCGCCATGGACCTGTCCAAGCAGTCGCTGGCCTCGCTGATCGACTACCTCAAGTTCCTGCGTGTGCAGGAGGGCCTGCCAGCCGACCCTCCGGATCTGCCCGAACCTCGGCAGTGA